ACATCCTCTCCCGACCTCCTCCAGACCGAAGGGCTGACGGTACCTCCGAACAGTCTGATCATCGACCATCACGCGCCCACCGGTAAGTGGGACGACATGGATTTCAACTGTGACGAATCCCGCACATCCTGCTGCGAGATCGTCTACGACCTCATCACCTCCGCAGGTATCGAGATAGACCGCAAGACCGGTCTGGCACTTCTCGGAGGGATGCTCACGGACAGCGGACACTTCCAGTTCGCCGACAGCAGGATGCTGAGGACCTTCGCCGACATCCTTGACAAGTGCCAGATCCCTATGGACGAGGCCCTTCTCCTGGTACGCGCACCGGTCAGCATGTCCGAACGTACAGCTGCCATGAAGGCCATCGGCCGTTCCAAGTTCGAGAAGGTGGCTGACATGATCGTCGCCGTATCCTACGGAAGCAGCTTCGAGGCCGCATCCTGCAGGGCACTGATGGCCTCCGGAGCCGATGTGGTCTTCGTCGGATCGCAGAGGGACGAGGAGTTCCGTGTAAGTGCCAGAGCAACCCAGGAGATGGTGAGGAGAGGTATCAAGCTCGACGCCATCATGGGCCAGCTCAGCAAGGAGACCACCACCGACGGTGGAGGTCACGGCGGAGCCGCAGGCATGACCGGGATCGGCGATGCAGAGGCCATGGTTCACATGTGCATGATGAAGACCATGGACGAGTTCCGCAACATCAAAAAGAAGATGGAAGCGGAAAGGGACTCGCCGGGTTCCCCCGGCGAGTGATAAACTTTTTTCCGTTTAACGGAGTTTTCCGAGACCCTTCAGGATCTCGACTACCTTGTCGTAGTTCTCGGGATGTGCCGTGAAGAACTCGTTGACAGGTGCCAGCACCTTGTTGATACCCTCGGCGACTCCGGATTTGAGATCAACGGGCCCGAGTGCTCCGGAGAAGTATGCCTCGGTGAGGGCCTCGTAGGAATCGTAGGATACGTTTCCGCCGTACTTCTCGGGACGCTCGATGTCCATCCTTCCGAACCTGGGGAAGATGATGTACTTGGCGATCATCAGCATGGGGTTGGTACTCTCGTTCTCCTTCTCGGGAGGACAGTAGGCCTTCTTGATCTTCTGCCTGACTGAGTCGGGGGTGTCGTGGATGTTGATGCTGCTGGTGGGGTCGCTCTTCGACATCTTCATGTCGATCATGGCCGCGGACTGCTCGTCCATCGACTTGGCCTCCTCGCGGACGGTCTTATCCTTGGCACCGTCGCCGTTCATCCTCGCTCCGCCCTTCAGTCCGGGGAGCAGGGGAGTGTGGATGGCGATGGGTTTCTTCCATCCGAACTTCTCGGCGACCTCGCGGGCCAGCATATTGACCCTCCTCTGATCGATTCCAGCGTAAGCGACATCCACTCCAAGCTGGAACATGTCGACGCACTGCATGAGGGGGTAGATGATCTTGGAGGAGTCGAGCTCCGCCTCATCCTCCTTCCTTCCCATGATGGTCATGGTCCTCTTGATCCTGGACAGGGAGGTAATCTTACCTACCTTGATGATATTCTCCCAGTAGGAGAGGTCGTTGACGACGTCCTGCGCGTACCTGAACTCCACCTTATCCGCAGGTACACCCAAGGCGACGAAACAGTCCTCCATGTACCTGGCGACAGCACGGATGTTGTCGAGATTGCCGCCGACCTTGTCGTTGATGGATGCGTGCCAGTCGGCCCAGAGGATGATGACCTTGAAACCTGCGTCGCAGAGGTCCTTGATCTTGGCGGTCACGAGTGCCCATCCCATGTGGACGATTCCGGATGGCTCGAAACCGATATAGGCCAGAGGCTGCTCCTTGGTCTCAAGGACGGTCCTGAGCTCTTCCTCGCTCACGACCTCCATCGTGTTCCTTTTGATAAGCGCAAGTCTCTCTTCCACAGTCATGTTGTTTGATGCCATCTTTATCGACAACCGTTGTGGTACGGATATGCTCCTTCCTTAAAAAAATAGGGGGAGAGCAGCCCTGGGAAGAGACGGATTCCTGTCGATAATAAAGTGGGTATATAAACCGCTTTAATAACGGTCCGAATAGTTAAATTCAGTATAGTATAATCGAACATAATAAAATTTTTCTAAATTTTTTTAATATAATCTATTTTAAGAAAATGAATATAAATACTAATTTAGTATATTATCAAATATGGATGAATCAAAATTCATCTCTTCCATAGCAGGAAAAGTAAGATTCGATACGGACGGCATGTTTTCATACTTCCAACCAAGCGAACTGCCTTTCGACCTGCAGATCGGTAAGGACATGATCAGAAAGTCCCGCGAGACGCTCATCTCCCTCAGCAATCTGAACGGAAGGGTATCGGGCATGGAAGAGGAGGAAAAGGACATCCTTCTGAACACGCTTGTACTCAAGGAATCGGTCCATAGCTCATCCATCGAAGGAACCAGGTCCACGATCGGAGACATGTACCGTTCGGAGAAGGACAAGGTGGATGAAACCGTCCGGAGGGATGTCGAAGAGATCAACAACTATCGGGAAGCCCTCCTCAGCGGTATCGCACACCTTAAGAACGGCGGGAAGATCGATGTCAGGCTTATGCACAGCCTTCACCGGACCCTGATGAACGGTGTCCGCGGAGGCAACAAATCTCCCGGGGAATTCAAAACCTCCCAGAATGCCATCGGTACCCCTGGCGATACCCTAGAGACTGCCAAGATGGTCCCTGCGCCGCCTGCTGCGGTAGAACGTCTCATAGACAATCTCCTTGACTACATCGATTCCGACGAGGACCCCCTAATAAAGATCGCTTTGATCCACTACCAGTTCGAAACGATACACCCATACAGAGACGGCAACGGGAGGATCGGGAGGCTGTTGATCATGCTGCTCCTCTGTAAGGAAGGCATCCTGACCTACCCTGTGATCTACCCAAGCGAATACTTCGACAGGAACCGCAGCAGATACATCGACCTCCTCTTCGAGGTGAGTTCGGAAGACCGGTTCACGGAATGGTTCTCTTTCTTCCTGGGTGCTTTGAAAGAACAGGCTGACAGATCGTTCGCTATGATCTCCGCCCTGGCCGCATACAGAAAGCAGCTGTACTCCCGCTGTGCCAGCAAAACGGAAACGGATCTGGTCAAACTCTTCTTCGTGAATCCGTACCTGAGTTCGAAGGATGTTGCAGACAAATGCGGAGTATCCTCGCCAACTGCGATGAAACTCCTCTCCAAGATGGAATCCGCAGGTATCCTAAGAGAGACCACCGGGCGGAAGAAGGGCAGGCTGTACGTGGCCGACGGGGTTCTGGATATCCTCATGAGTCGCTAAGGGAGAAAACGCTTATCCCGACGATGCGATACCGTTCCCGATGTATGATGATCTGGTGGAAAGCCTGGAATCCTCGCCCGTGGTAATGAAGAACGGATACCCCTACTTCGTCCACCCGCTCACCGACGGCGTCCCCCATATGGATCCCAAGGTCCTGAAGGAGGTCCTCGCGTGGATGTACGAGGTCTGCGACTTCGACTGCGATTACCTCGTTGCACCTGAGGCCATGGGCATACCGCTGGCAGTTCCCATATCTCTTGAGAAGGGCATCCCCTACACCGTCGTCAGGAAGAAGATCTACGGGCTCCCCGGAGAGGTGGTCTTCGACCAGAAGACTGGATACTCAGGGAACAGGATGAGTCTCAACGGCCTGAAGAAAGGGGACAGGGTCGTAATCATCGACGATGTCATCAGTACCGGAGGGACGCTGGTGGCATTGATCGAGGCAATCAGATCCACCGGTGCTGAAATCACGGATATCCTCATTCCGGTCGAGAAGAACGACGGTAAGGACCTGGTTCTCGAAAAGACCGGCCTCAAGGTCAAGACCCTGGTGAAGGTCTCGGTGACGGACGGTAAGGTCCGGTGCAGTATCTGCTAACTGTAATACTCCCTTCTTAAAAGGTCCAAACCGTGGACTCCGCGATGGGTCCGGAAATCATCGCATTAGTCCTGGCCGCAGGTATCATCGGCGCCGCCATCGGTACGTTCACCGGGATCGTTCCCGGCATACACGTCAACACCGCTGCGACCGTTCTCCTAGGTTCATATCCCCTGATGGAGGAGGTCGTATCAGACTTCTGCGACCCCTCTTTCACACCGATCCTGATATCCTGCTGCATCATGTCCGCAGCGACGGTCCACTCGTTCGTTGACTTCGTTCCCTCGGTGTTCATCGGCGCTCCGGACCCTGACGATTCCCTCACTGTCCTCCCCGGTCACAGACTTCTCTCGGAGGGCAGGGGTATGGCTGCAGTCAGGGCTGCGGCGATAGGCAGCGCGGTGGGTTCCGTAGCTGCACTGGCACTGTCGATTCCGCTGCAATGGCTGATGCTCCGCGGAGGTTCGGAGATCATCGACTGCTTCACCTTTGGAGTGGTGACCGTGACCATCCTGGTGATAATCCTCGTGTCCTCCGACAGGCTGATCACGGCCGCGATGCTCCTTCTCACCGGGTTCATGGGAATAGCGATTAACTCAGAAATCATCCCTGTGATTGGCATCATGGAAGGGGGCACACTCCTCTTCCCGCTCCTTACGGGACTCTTCGGACTCCCTCCTCTTCTGGATAATGCGGCCGGCGGGAGGATCCCCGCCCAATACGATGAGGGCAATGACCCAGTAGGTCCGATGCCCGGGATCAAAGGTGTTGCCACGGGCATACTTGCGGGATGGTTTCCCGGCATAACCGCCACAGCGGGGGCCACTCTGGCCTCTGCTGTCACCCGCGAGAACGATCCCGCCAGATTCATATCCATGACCGCCAGCATAGGGACCGTCACCTCGGTGTTCTCACTGGTGACGCTGTCCGTCTCCGGAAGCGGAAGGTCGGGACCGTCGATGGCCGTCAAACAGGTCATCGGGGATTCGCTCGGCGGATTCTGTTCCGAGGCATTCGTCCTGATCTTGCTCAGCATGGCCCTCGCCACTCTGCTGGGATATGTATCCACCATCGGTGCGGGAAAGCTCATGGTCAGGATATCCGACAGAATCTCCCCCGTAGCGATGGGGGATGCGGTGCTGGGACTCATCGTGATATTGGTCCTGCTCTTCACGGGGCCGTTCGGACTCGCTGTCCTGGTGGTATCGGCTGCGGTGGGGCGCATACCTCCGGCACTCGGAGTCAGCAGAGTATGCCTGACAGGATGTCTGATGCTCCCGGTGGTTCTCAATGTATTTTTGTGAAATGCTAAATACATCCAGTCCATAGAAAACGGTATGAACGAGCTGCTTGACAGGAAACATACCGGTATGTTACTGGCAGTGGTCTTCTTTGCCACATTCATGGACGGAGTAGATGGCAGTATCGTCAACGTCGCCCTCCCCGACATAGGCAGTTCGTTCGGTGTCGATACGGGAACCGTATCATGGGTGTCCATCACCTACATGATGATCCTGGCAGGCACCCTCGTGGCTTTCGCCAGGATAGCCGCCGACAAAGGTATCAGACTGATCATGGCGCTCGGACTGTTCATCTTCACGGTCAGTTCCTTCGTCTGCGGCATATCGGTCTCTTTCCCCATGCTCATCGCGGCCAGGGCCGTTCAGGCGGTGGGAGCGGGCATGATGGCCGCTGCCGGTCCCATGTGCTGCGTGGTCCACCTCCCCCCGGAGAAACTGGCCTTCGGACTTTCCATCGTGACCATCGGGGCCTCGGTAGGATTCGCCATCGGCCCCGCACTGGGCGGAGCCATCGTGAACTTCGCTGATTGGGAATGGATCTTCCTGATAAACATCCCGCTGGGAGCGATTGCCATCCCGCTCATGCTCAAGGCCGTGCCCAAGAGCATCGAACCCGCCAGGAAATCCACTCTGGACCATACGGGGGCCATTCTCCTGCTGGTGGCCATCGTCCTCATCACGTTCTCGATCGAGACCCTCTCCCATTCGGATATGAGAAGGTACTCCGTGATCGCGGCGGCGGTGGGACTGTGCGTCCTGTTCGCATTCATATATGTGGAGAAACACCGCGAGAATCCCCTGCTGAAACTGTCCATGTTCAGACGCTGGGACTTCTCGCTGATCTTCACAACCCTGATGGAGATCAACATGGTCTTCATGGGCATCCTCTATCTGGTCCCCTTCTACGCGGAGATCTGCCTGGGGATGTCCTCGCTCACCACCGGACTGTTCCTTCTGTCCTCACCGCTCCTCACCGCCATCCTCGGCATGCCCATAGCAAGGATGTCCGACGTAAGAGGCAGGAAGATATTCTGCGTCCTGTCGGGAGTATTCGCCATGATGGCCTTCGCAATATTCATGTTCGCGTCCGACAACATGCATTGGGTACTGTTCCTTGCCACCATGATCCTTATGGGTCTCTCGTGGGCATGTGTCGGAGGACCCATGGCCTCTCGTCTGGTGGAACATGCCGGTAACGAACCTGAGATGGCCTCTTCCCTGACCAACGAGGCATATTATATCGGAGGCGCCATAGGTACCGCCCTGGCGGCACTTGCATTCACCATAGCATCCGGTACCGACGGAATCGACATCGACTCGGTAACCTCCGCCCAGTTCCTCAGCGGCATAACCGCCACCGCTGCGATACTGTTCATTATCTCCCTGACCATCGCGGTGCTGTCATTCATCGTGAAAGATGAAAAGAGATTCTGAGCTCAGCGGAGCTTCGCATCGGCCCTGGCCATGAACTTGTCAGAATGGACGATGAAGCGCTCGTGGAATCCTGTACCTACATCGCCGAAGGCATCGGTGACCGATACTGCGAATCTGATACGGGCCCTGTCCACTTCGGTTATGGTGACCCTGCATAAGACCTCGGACCCTACCGGAGAAGCGGATACATGCCTGATGTCCACCAGGGTTCCCACGGTGGTGTCCCCCTCGGAAAGATACGGTGCCACAGCGGCCGAGGCCGCCTCCTCCACCAGGAGGATCATCCTGGGCGTCGCGAGTACAGGAAGTGTGCCGCTCCCCCATGAGAGTGCTGTATCCTTTTCTCCGACCGTGAGCTTCTTCTCGAAAACGAGTCCTGGGACTATCATGAATTCCCCATTCTGGAACCGATATTTGGACATTGGGGAACTCCTGCAACATCCAATCCACGGAACCAATTTATTAGGGAATAAACATACCCTCCGCGGATGGGACCATGAGCTTGGAGAACGAATTATTCCACGAGCTGTTATTGAAGAGGGATGACCTCAGAAAAAAGAATGCGAATGCCAGCGGAAGGGAGCCGCCCATATGCAGCGACGCCGCCCTTCAGGAGATGGCACAGCGTGTACCGACCAAGCTTGAGGATTTCAAAGCCATCGAGGGAATCGGCGACCGTTTCGTGGAACAATACGGACCCGCTTTCCTGGCAATCACCAAGAAATATGCGGTTACTGCCGCCAAGGGTTCCGCCATCGACCGCCGTCTGGCCCAGACCCTGAGGGAACTGCAGAAGAAGCTCGTCAACATCAGCAAGGCGAACCGTCTCCTCTTCCAGCCCAAGACCAGCAAGAAGTATTCCTTCGACCCCTGCGTCACCGGCAAGGGCACCGAGGCCCTGGGTCTCATATTCGGAAACAAGAGGGTCGTCAATCTGTGCGACTCCAAATCCAAAGAGGACGCCAAGGCATTCAAACGCGTCAACGAGATCATCAGGGAGGTCAGCCGCGACCAGAGGGAGAAGGGAGCCTTCGACCTCTATCTGGCCTATCCCTTCGTAGAAGGACGCCTGGTCGGCGACGACGATTTCCCCATCCGCGCCCCGCTCGCCCTCTTCCCCGTGACCCTCGAGAAGGAAGGTACGGCCATCAAGCTCAGGATGGACGACTCCAGGGATGCGGTATTCAACAACACCCTCCTGCTCGCGGCCATGAAGATCGGAGGCAGGAACCGTCCCCTGCCCGACAATGTCATCGAGACCTACGACGAGAAGAACTTCATCAACGACCTCAAACAGTTCTACGAGAGCGAGGGAATGCATCTCGTATTCCCCTCCAAGAAATCCGTTACCGAATTCGTCGAATACAAGGTAGCCGAGTTCCCCGACTATGCCCCCGGGGACCTGCATGTGGTCCACAACATCGTGGTCGGGAAATATCCCTCCTACTCCAGCTTCATCCAGAGGGACTTCGACACCCTCCTCTCCGGCAAGGAGATCAACAACAGCCTCGCCGACCTCATCAAGGACCTCAACAACGAGGATTTCTACTCCGACTACCCCATGCCCCTGTCCGACGAGGACATGAAGTCCCAGGGAGTCATGGCATCGGAGAAGGACCTCTATTACATCAACTCGCTCAACAGCGCCCAGGAGAACATCCTGACCGCCATCCAGAAGAAGGACGAACTCGTCGTCCAGGGACCTCCCGGCACCGGTAAGTCGCAGGTCATCACCGGGCTCATCTCCGCCGCGGTCGCCACCGGCAAGACCGTGCTGATGGTCTCGGAAAAGAAAACGGCACTGGATGTCGTGTACTCGAGGATGGGTACACTTTCGAAGTTCTGCATGCAGATCGACGACACCGCCGACAAGGACAGCTTCTACAAGCAGCTGTCCACCATGCTCAGCATCCAGCCCGTGGCCAACAGCGTCAGCCTGGATGCCATATCCGCGGAGATCGACCGCGACATCGGAAAACTCACGCACATCGCATCGGAGGTCTACGACGAAGGCGACTTCGGGGTCCCTGCCTGCAGCCTGTACGCCATGGACAGGTGGCTGGACCTCAGCGACAAGGTGCAGTACGAGACATACAAGCGTTACAAGGACAACGTCGCCGCCTCCCTCACCCGCACCGACTTCTCGACGATCAAGGACCTGCACATGAAGTTCGCCAACCCCTCGCTTATCAACAACATCCGCGACTACGAGAACGTCCTCGACAAATCCCCATGGATGGCCTTCATGAAATCGGACCTCAGCAGCTACGAGCTCAGCGAGATGAAAGCTGACCTGGAGAGGCTAGATGCCGAGGTCAGGGACCTCAACAGCAAGGGATTCATCTCCAGGCTCTTCTCCAAGGGAAAGGTCACCCGCGACGCCACCGACCTTGCCAACAAATACTTCACCAACTTCAGCAACAAGACCATCGAGGAGATCAAGAACGACCCGGTCTCCCTCATCGACACCGTTGACGATTACGACGTGTTCTGCGCCAGGTCCACCGTGTACCGCGGCCTGACCGACCTGGAGAAAGAGTACGGCAGAAGCGTCCTGGACCTCAGCAAGGTGACCAAGAGCTCGGACGCCACCACCAACGACGAGATCTACAGGTTCATCCTCAACGACCACCTGCAGAGGTTCGATGCCTCCCACAAGGACATCCTCCAGGAGCTCCACGACTTCGACAGCATCATCAGCAACATCGACCGCAACATGGAACAGAAGCGCGCCATGACCCGCAGGCTGATGGAGGGCATCCTCAGCAACGACCTCAGGTATATCACCGAATCCAAGAGGAGGGGCGACATAGCCAGGATCGTCGAGAACAAGAGGAAGTGGAGCCTCAACAAGTTCATCAACCGTTACGGATTCGAACTGTTCAAGGGAATCCGCGTATGGCTGCTCACCCCCGAGGTCGTATCCGACATCATCCCCATGGAGATGGGTCTGTTCGACCTGCTTATCTTCGACGAGGCTTCGCAGATGTACGTCGAGAAGGGTATCCCCTCCATCTACCGTGCCAAGAAGGTCGTCATCGCCGGTGACCACAAACAGCTGAGGCCTTCCAGCCTCGGTACCGGAAGGGTCACCTACGACGAGGACGAGGATGACGAGGAGGAGATGATGAACGGCGCCCTCGAGGAGGAGAGCCTCCTGGATCTCGCCCGTGCAAGGTACGACAGCATCCTGCTCAACTTCCATTACAGGTCCCGTTACGAGGAGCTCATCGCCTTCTCCAACTATGCGTTCTACGGCGGCAAGCTGTATGTGTCGCCCAACATCGTCCAGCCCGAGAGGCCTCCCATCGAGGTCATAAAAGTGGACGGTACCTGGGTCGACAGGCACAACGAGGCCGAAGCCGACAAGGTCGTGGAGCTCCTCAGGGAGTTCTTCCTGACCAGGCAGAACCGCGAGACCGTCGGTATCATCACCTTCAACGTGTCGCAGCGCGACCTGGTCTACGACAGGATCGAGGAGTACGCCGCCACCGACCCCGCATTCGCCACCGCAGTCTCGGAGGAGATGAAGCGTTTCGACAACGGAGAGGATGTCGGTCTCTTCGTGAAGAACATCGAGTCCGTGCAGGGTGACGAGAGGGATGTCATCATCTTCTCCGTGGCCTACGCCAAGAACGAGGACGGCAAGCTCATGCAGAGGTTCGGATGGCTCAACATGCGCGGAGGGGAGAACAGGCTCAACGTCGCCATCTCCCGTGCCAAGAAGAAGATCTTCATCGTCGATTCCATCGAACCCGAGGACCTCCAGGTCGACGGCCTCAAGAGCGACGGCCCCAGGATCCTCAAGAAATATCTCCAGTACGCCAAGGCCGTCAGCGACGGAAACACCCCGCTGGCACATTCCATCCTGCAGAGCTTCATCCCCTCCAGGGACGAGTATGCAGACGAGATCGGCAGCGAGACCCCTGTCATGAACAGGGTGTACACTGCTCTGGTCAGGAAGGGATACACCGTCGAGAAGAACATCGGTATCGGCGGATACACCATCGATCTGGCGGTCAAGCAGGACAATAGGTTCATCCTAGGTATCGAATGCGACAGCCACATCTACTCGCTCTCGAAGGACACCAGGGAGAGGGATTACCACCGCCAGAAATACCTCGAATCAAGGGGATGGCACATCCACAGGGTATGGACCCCGGGTATGTACAAGAACCCCGAGGCGGAGATCTCCAAGATCGTCACGGCCATCGAGCATGCGGAATTGGCTCCCTGACGATCAATCCCTAAGTTTCCAGAAAATGCGGATATACGGGAGCATCCAGCAAATCTGTGGATTATATATCCATTGATATATTTCCCCCATATATGTACAAGTTGGCGGTCTACGGAAAAGGGGGTATCGGGAAATCATCGATATCGTCCAACCTATCGTATATCCTTTCAACAAGGGGCCTGAAGGTTCTCCACGTCGGATGCGACCCCAAACACGATAGCACCAGACTGCTCACGGACGGGATCCCCCAGAGTACGTTCATGGAATCCCTTACCGAAAAAGGGAAGGATGAAGTCATAGCGAAAGGATCTAACGGCATCTACTGTATGGAATGCGGCGGTGCCGAACCGGGTATCGGATGTGCCGGAAAGGGTATGACCGCTATGTTCAATTATATCTCGGAACACACACCGGAGGATACGCAGGTAAGGGTCTGCGATGTCCTGGGGGATGTCGTGTGCGGAGGTTTCTCCGTGCCCATGCGCAGGAACAACGTGGATGGAATCGTAATAATCGCATCCGAGGAGTTCATGTCCATATATGCCGCCAACAACATCCTCAGAGGTATCGCCAACCTCAACGGCACGGCCTGCGTCCTCGGGATGGTGATCAACAGCCGCGACCCTGAGGATTCCGCAAGAATCGAATCGTTCGCCAAAGCGGCGGGGATAAGGATCCTCGGCATCGTTTCCCGCAGCGCCCTCTTCTCCAAAGCGGAATCCAGCGGCAAGACAGTCAGCGAACTGTTCCCAGATTCTCCCTCTTACAGGGAGCTGGCACATATAGCGGATATGATCCAGGATGCAATGGCTGGCAGGCTGGAACCTCTGCCTGCCAAACCTCTCTCCGACCGTGCCATGATGCAGATCGCGGCCGGAAAAGAAGTGACCGATGACGAACCCCCCAAGGTACGAACATCCTGCAGTTTCGACTCCTACGACAGGGAACGCAACGTCGTATACAGCGGGGACTTCGTCATGCCGGCATGCACCTCCCACGGTGCGTTCGAGATGCTGGCGAACCTGACCGATGCCGCCATGATTCTTCACGGGGCGAACAACTGCGCGTTCCTGGACGAGTATGCCTGGAACAGGGAGACCTATTGGGTCAGTTTCAGTTCCGGGAGATCCAGGAAATGCAACATATACTCGACCGGGCTCGATGAGAAGACGGTATTCACCGGAGACACCGAGATTCTGAAGAAGACCATACATAAGGCGGCCTCCGACGGGTTCCGCTACATCTTCGTAATACCCACATGCACTTCCGAGATCATCGGGACCGACATACGCGGCATAGCGGAGAGCGCCGAGGAAGAAGGCGTTACGATCATACCCGTATCCGCGGACAGAAGTTTCCTTTCCAGTAAATTCGGTTCCTACACCGGTTCGGTCCTGGCACTGTCCAGCATGATGGATTGGGGCGCCCCCAGAATCCCTGGCACAGTCTCATTCATCGGCATGGATAACTACCCGAAGAGGGACGAGAACAGCAGGTACATGGATTCCGTCCTGGCGAATTTCGGACTTAGACGCAACGGCGACTTCATCGCAGTAGAGACTGTTGCCGAGCTGATGAAGGTCCCCACCTCCCAATACCTCATAGCGATGGGACAGACGTTCTTCACCAAGCGCATAATGGATGTGGTTTCGGACCGTCGCGACATCCTGCACCTGGAGTCGATGGACGGCATGAAAGGGCTGCGCACCTGGTGCGAGACCCTCGGAAAGGTTACCGGCAGACCCGAGGATGCGGAGAGATTCCTCGAAACGGAGGAGAGGCTCTACCGTTCCGAGATATCCGAGATAAGAAAGAGGACCGAGGGAAGGAAGGCCATCATCTATACAGGTTCCGACACCGACTCCCTTGACTGGTATGTCGAGGTCCTCGATGATCTCGGAATCGAGGTACTGGCTATAGTCCTCTGGAAGAAGAGATTCGAGGACCGCTCCAGGAAGAAATGCACCTACTCCGGGATCAAGAGGATGCCTGATGTGGAGCTATGCCATCTCAAAAGTACGGCCGAATCCCTGGGAGCGGACCTGATAATCTCCGGGGATACAAGGGCCGGACGTGCGGGAATCCCCTGGTCGGGGATGGCAGTCCCTTACATCGGACGTATCGGTGCGGTACAATGGGCCAAACGCCTCAGCAGGTGCCTCAGCATCAAACCCGGAGAAGGGTGGAACATGGAGGTCTCCCAATGATGACAGAACCTGACGGATTTCTCGGAGCGGTATTGGCCGCACAGGGGTGCGGACTGAAAGCTATGATCAACGGACCCGGAGGGTGCAGATCGCGTACCGTCAACCTCTACCGCGAACTATCTGTCGAATACTCCGGCGAG
The sequence above is a segment of the methanogenic archaeon ISO4-H5 genome. Coding sequences within it:
- a CDS encoding phosphoesterase DHHA1 translates to MRTNEILNRLRGSKKIILTHGNSDMDAIGSAYALKSCFEPADIWAPAGVDRVAKMVADKLEIPILETADFKDYDLVVVVDTSSPDLLQTEGLTVPPNSLIIDHHAPTGKWDDMDFNCDESRTSCCEIVYDLITSAGIEIDRKTGLALLGGMLTDSGHFQFADSRMLRTFADILDKCQIPMDEALLLVRAPVSMSERTAAMKAIGRSKFEKVADMIVAVSYGSSFEAASCRALMASGADVVFVGSQRDEEFRVSARATQEMVRRGIKLDAIMGQLSKETTTDGGGHGGAAGMTGIGDAEAMVHMCMMKTMDEFRNIKKKMEAERDSPGSPGE
- a CDS encoding tyrosyl-tRNA synthetase TyrS, translated to MASNNMTVEERLALIKRNTMEVVSEEELRTVLETKEQPLAYIGFEPSGIVHMGWALVTAKIKDLCDAGFKVIILWADWHASINDKVGGNLDNIRAVARYMEDCFVALGVPADKVEFRYAQDVVNDLSYWENIIKVGKITSLSRIKRTMTIMGRKEDEAELDSSKIIYPLMQCVDMFQLGVDVAYAGIDQRRVNMLAREVAEKFGWKKPIAIHTPLLPGLKGGARMNGDGAKDKTVREEAKSMDEQSAAMIDMKMSKSDPTSSINIHDTPDSVRQKIKKAYCPPEKENESTNPMLMIAKYIIFPRFGRMDIERPEKYGGNVSYDSYEALTEAYFSGALGPVDLKSGVAEGINKVLAPVNEFFTAHPENYDKVVEILKGLGKLR
- a CDS encoding Fic family protein, translated to MDESKFISSIAGKVRFDTDGMFSYFQPSELPFDLQIGKDMIRKSRETLISLSNLNGRVSGMEEEEKDILLNTLVLKESVHSSSIEGTRSTIGDMYRSEKDKVDETVRRDVEEINNYREALLSGIAHLKNGGKIDVRLMHSLHRTLMNGVRGGNKSPGEFKTSQNAIGTPGDTLETAKMVPAPPAAVERLIDNLLDYIDSDEDPLIKIALIHYQFETIHPYRDGNGRIGRLLIMLLLCKEGILTYPVIYPSEYFDRNRSRYIDLLFEVSSEDRFTEWFSFFLGALKEQADRSFAMISALAAYRKQLYSRCASKTETDLVKLFFVNPYLSSKDVADKCGVSSPTAMKLLSKMESAGILRETTGRKKGRLYVADGVLDILMSR
- a CDS encoding adenine phosphoribosyltransferase Apt3; the encoded protein is MYDDLVESLESSPVVMKNGYPYFVHPLTDGVPHMDPKVLKEVLAWMYEVCDFDCDYLVAPEAMGIPLAVPISLEKGIPYTVVRKKIYGLPGEVVFDQKTGYSGNRMSLNGLKKGDRVVIIDDVISTGGTLVALIEAIRSTGAEITDILIPVEKNDGKDLVLEKTGLKVKTLVKVSVTDGKVRCSIC
- a CDS encoding transmembrane protein, whose product is MGPEIIALVLAAGIIGAAIGTFTGIVPGIHVNTAATVLLGSYPLMEEVVSDFCDPSFTPILISCCIMSAATVHSFVDFVPSVFIGAPDPDDSLTVLPGHRLLSEGRGMAAVRAAAIGSAVGSVAALALSIPLQWLMLRGGSEIIDCFTFGVVTVTILVIILVSSDRLITAAMLLLTGFMGIAINSEIIPVIGIMEGGTLLFPLLTGLFGLPPLLDNAAGGRIPAQYDEGNDPVGPMPGIKGVATGILAGWFPGITATAGATLASAVTRENDPARFISMTASIGTVTSVFSLVTLSVSGSGRSGPSMAVKQVIGDSLGGFCSEAFVLILLSMALATLLGYVSTIGAGKLMVRISDRISPVAMGDAVLGLIVILVLLFTGPFGLAVLVVSAAVGRIPPALGVSRVCLTGCLMLPVVLNVFL
- a CDS encoding MFS transporter, with product MNELLDRKHTGMLLAVVFFATFMDGVDGSIVNVALPDIGSSFGVDTGTVSWVSITYMMILAGTLVAFARIAADKGIRLIMALGLFIFTVSSFVCGISVSFPMLIAARAVQAVGAGMMAAAGPMCCVVHLPPEKLAFGLSIVTIGASVGFAIGPALGGAIVNFADWEWIFLINIPLGAIAIPLMLKAVPKSIEPARKSTLDHTGAILLLVAIVLITFSIETLSHSDMRRYSVIAAAVGLCVLFAFIYVEKHRENPLLKLSMFRRWDFSLIFTTLMEINMVFMGILYLVPFYAEICLGMSSLTTGLFLLSSPLLTAILGMPIARMSDVRGRKIFCVLSGVFAMMAFAIFMFASDNMHWVLFLATMILMGLSWACVGGPMASRLVEHAGNEPEMASSLTNEAYYIGGAIGTALAALAFTIASGTDGIDIDSVTSAQFLSGITATAAILFIISLTIAVLSFIVKDEKRF
- a CDS encoding thioesterase family protein, translated to MSKYRFQNGEFMIVPGLVFEKKLTVGEKDTALSWGSGTLPVLATPRMILLVEEAASAAVAPYLSEGDTTVGTLVDIRHVSASPVGSEVLCRVTITEVDRARIRFAVSVTDAFGDVGTGFHERFIVHSDKFMARADAKLR